In Plasmodium reichenowi strain SY57 chromosome 5, whole genome shotgun sequence, the following proteins share a genomic window:
- a CDS encoding hypothetical protein (conserved Plasmodium protein, unknown function), translating into MNYFNDISFSDIKKNEKKKKKRKKQNFYSTYIHDDEQLQQEEDDLQDEHEYLYSNKNKSFKNVNNEEYMMKPVKFVSAGFLNNKKNTNNNEEYENNVINDFNDYSSDNDSDDYDEYDVFKHFVFDFNFHIKKKDEDFIKDNLKKYNLSELKDKDKNFEQYGLGFKILRKMGYEDGIGKNMKTNIAPIELNKKDIKVIEEKHHNSTKNKIYNNIYDDDSDQYVNIHNHIHSDESQHFNFHDDIDRNNLWMKKYSSKKYWNFKKIKNEIIADLKFNQSTYIDHSLKCQNEYFNESKNISNLQILKYNLNIHIQNITLNYFTNMKKQKQTENKIKNYRNYVNKNDLYKIQLSILKNMLTYKYLLNIHTILMYPKLFNQMTYNQYIFALTNFNDNNENEHLSNINNMSNLIDDSYQKEYNTNQHNNINIKLIKLTNTPFPSDTYNVFAFKEKFVKNDVTQHDIQCNIHENNFEQNLNDLIIEKYNSLYEHGFFPIKKENSNPPKETNNSFSHNNDYIYKVLDNINEINNLIQIDNIQIHKKNSELSLSDLYTFLFFIYENSNFMCLNTYVSNFFIEFLRLYFYNKMKQNETNEQEVKIENKNEHDIDTNINVNQTDQQNNIQEQVYLNRTNNNISLSDNNEDEHYMFHNNNNNNICYYTYNINQNDIKYLIHLKKIILMGIKQNKKSYYEQLEYEFDNIIYYNLIYSCRHIKNSTHLFSHLNLFKDVLNKKYYKKILIHFIQNNIILTNSIDTQTFQLNQHLIQDIQKKLQILYDINKQYDINDFIYNYYVNYIFTYLQKSSISEYYIQLIQISLMNNQIYKKQILHYIVKKIIEELTNINFMDDQYLINMKSILLLYNSIDLNIFNFLFKVYFLYPFTKYVCNYLRQIKHFSEQEDQPISDTSKNDINKNENLYTQSNNININNNNNNINNNNNIHNNHYYNEKHEIGNTKEPNIDKTNIIMLKKKKYIYEMFKNVKSIFENNIMKDDSIKNIMFSILNVIKSYLVEDKIITFPVEKVLDFDKNKISSDDQINYYFLYKDIKIPLPSYAIPQTNNIYEINYKNKLQQINTNKEKYTDYKFSSKKFHHVMNKLDQHRNEFKNIYQNEQDEDINAKIYLQKYCLQNDILFIQKYDRKINGHPVYSINKMSIYINNNIIYIYDEQEWKPILLADLINRISK; encoded by the coding sequence atgaattatttcaatgatatatccttttcagatataaaaaaaaatgaaaagaaaaagaaaaaaaggaaaaaacAAAACTTTTATTCAACATATATCCATGATGATGAGCAACTACAGCAAGAGGAAGACGATCTTCAAGATGAAcatgaatatttatatagtaacaaaaataagagtttcaaaaatgtaaataatgaagaatatATGATGAAACCTGTTAAATTCGTAAGTGCAGGTTTtctaaataataagaaaaatacaaataataatgaagaatatgaaaataatgtaataaatGATTTTAATGATTATTCCTCTGATAATGATTCAGATGATTATGACGAATATGATGTCTTCAAACATTTTGTATTTGATTttaattttcatataaaaaagaaagatgAAGATTTTATTAAAGATAATTTGAAAAAGTATAATCTTTCCgaattaaaagataaagatAAGAATTTCGAGCAATATGGTTTAggttttaaaatattacgAAAAATGGGATACGAAGATGGTATtggaaaaaatatgaaaacAAATATTGCACCTATTGAACTTAacaaaaaagatataaaagTTATTGAAGAAAAACACCATAATAGTactaaaaataaaatttataataatatatatgatgatgataGTGACCAGTATgttaatatacataatcATATTCATTCAGATGAAAGTCAGCATTTCAATTTCCATGATGATATAGATAGAAACAATTTATggatgaaaaaatatagttcaaaaaaatattggaattttaaaaaaattaaaaatgaaattattgcagatttaaaatttaaccaatcaacatatatagatcattctttaaaatgtcaaaatgaatattttaatgaatcaaaaaatatatcaaatcTTCAAATTCTCAAATATAATTTGAATATAcatattcaaaatataacattaaattattttacaaatatgaaaaaacaaaaacaaacagaaaataaaatcaaaaattatagaaattatgttaataaaaacGATCTTTATAAAATTCAATTGTCCATacttaaaaatatgttaacatataaatatctattaaatatacataccATTTTAATGTATCCCAAATTATTTAACCAAATGACATACAACCAATATATTTTTGCACTTACAAATTTTAACGAcaataatgaaaatgaacatttatcaaatattaataatatgtcAAATCTTATTGATGATTCATACcaaaaagaatataatacgaatcaacataataatataaacataaaattaattaaattaacAAACACACCATTTCCTTCCGATACTTATAATGTATTTGcttttaaagaaaaatttgtaaaaaatgatgTTACACAACATGATATACAATGTAATATtcatgaaaataattttgaaCAAAACTTAAATGACCTAATAATTGAGAAATATAATTCCTTGTATGAACATGGATTCTTCCCcattaaaaaagaaaattcGAACCCCCCAAAAGAAACAAACAATTCCTTCTCAcataataatgattatatCTACAAAGTCTTAGATAACATAAAcgaaataaataatttaatacaAATAGATAACATTCaaattcataaaaaaaattcagAATTATCTTTAAGTGATCTTTATACCTTcttatttttcatatatgaAAATTCAAATTTCATGTGCTTAAATACATATGTTTCTAACTTCTTCATAGAATTTTTGAgactttatttttataacaaaatgaaacaaaatgaaacaAATGAACAAGAAGTcaaaatagaaaataaaaatgaacatGATATTgatacaaatataaatgtaaatcAAACAGATCAgcaaaataatatacaagaacaagtatatttaaatagaacaaataacaatatatcTTTAAGTGATAACAATGAGGATGAACATTATATgtttcataataataataataataatatttgttattatacatataatatcaaccaaaatgatataaaatatttaatacatttaaaaaaaattatccTCATGGGAATtaaacaaaacaaaaaatcTTATTATGAACAGTTAGAATACGAatttgataatataatatattacaatttaatttattcatgtagacacataaaaaattcTACTCATCTCTTTTCTCATCTCAATCTTTTTAAAGatgttttaaataaaaaatattataaaaaaatattaattcattttattcaaaataatattattttaacaAATTCCATCGACACACAAACATTTCAACTTAATCAACATTTAATACAAGATATACAAAAGaaattacaaatattatatgatataaataaacaatatgatattaatgattttatttataactattatgttaattatatattcacaTATTTGCAAAAATCTTCTATATctgaatattatatacaattaaTTCAAATATCACTTATGAATAATcaaatatacaaaaaacaaatattacattatattgtaaaaaaaattattgaaGAATTAACAAATATCAACTTCATGGATGAtcaatatttaattaatatgaaatcaatattattattatacaatTCTATTGatcttaatatatttaattttcttttcaaagtttattttctttatccttttacaaaatatgtCTGTAACTATTTAAGACAAATAAAACATTTCTCCGAACAAGAAGACCAACCAATAAGCGATACCtcaaaaaatgatataaacaaaaatgaGAACTTATATACCCAatctaataatattaatattaataataataataataatattaataataataataatattcataataatcattattataatgaaaaacATGAAATAGGAAATACGAAAGAACCAAATATAGacaaaacaaatataataatgcttaaaaaaaaaaaatatatatatgaaatgtTTAAAAATGTCAAATCCATTTTTGAAAACAACATAATGAAAGATGATtcaattaaaaatattatgtttaGTATATTAAATGTTATTAAATCATATTTGGTAGAAGATAAAATTATCACATTCCCTGTAGAAAAAGTACTTGattttgataaaaataaaatttcaTCAGATGATCaaattaattattactttttatataaggACATTAAAATACCACTACCATCTTATGCTATACCACAAACaaataacatatatgaaataaattataaaaacaaattacAGCAGattaatacaaataaagaaaaatatactGACTACAAATTCTCCtcaaaaaaatttcatCATGTAATGAACAAATTAGATCAACATCGTaatgaatttaaaaatatatatcaaaacGAACAAGATGAAGATATTAATgcaaaaatatatttgcAGAAATATTGTTTACAAAATGATATTCTAtttattcaaaaatatGATCGTAAAATTAATGGACATCCAGTCTattcaataaataaaatgtccatatacattaataataatattatatatatatatgatgaacAAGAATGGAAACCTATATTATTAGCTGATTTGATTAACAGAATTTCGAAATAA